A genomic stretch from Lathyrus oleraceus cultivar Zhongwan6 chromosome 2, CAAS_Psat_ZW6_1.0, whole genome shotgun sequence includes:
- the LOC127119778 gene encoding homeobox-leucine zipper protein ROC3 yields MFGDCQVMSTMGGGNVVTNSESLFSSPIHNPNFNFMPNMPFQPFSSSMKEEDGMLRGKEEIMDQSGSGSEQVEDKSGNEQEINNEEQQQAAKKKRYHRHTVRQIQEMEALFKECPHPDDKQRMKLSHDLGLKPRQVKFWFQNRRTQMKAQQDRSDNVILRAENEGLKNENYRLQAALRNIICPNCGGPCIMGPDLGLDDHQLRIENARLREELERVCCITSRYTGRSLQTMAPPSSLMQPSLDLDMNIYPTRHFVDQISPCTEMIPVPMLQSESSHFQEGGLLLMEDEKSLAMELAVSSMTELVKMCQMNEPLWIRNGENEREVLNFDEHARIFQWPLNLKQRSELRTEATRDSAVVIMNSVTLVDAFLDAQKWMELFPTIVARARTVQIIASGASGHANGTLQLMHAEFQVLSPLVSTRETHFLRYCQQNAEEGTWAIVDFPVDSFQQNFHHSYPKYCRRSSGCVIQDMPNGYSRVTWVEHAKVIEKPVHQIFSNYVYSGMAFGAQRWLGVLQRQCERVASQMARNISDLGVIPSPEARKNLMKLANRMIKTFSLNMTTCGGQSWTAISDSPEDTVRITTRKITEPGQPNGVILAAVSTTWLPYSHTKVFDLLRDERHRSQMDALSNGNSLNEVAHIANGSHPGNCISLLRINVASNSSQNVELMLQESCTDQSGSLVVYTTIDVDSIQLAMSGEDPSCIALLPQGFMIVPMVSSNTDTSSLGGNSSDQGTPSSTTTTNAAAAAANSGCLLIMGMQVLASTIPSAKLNLSSVTAINNHLCNTLHQIESALCSTTNINCFVGSCNEPTTSAPPK; encoded by the exons ATGTTTGGTGATTGTCAAGTTATGTCAACAATGGGAGGAGGAAATGTAGTAACAAACTCAGAATCTCTCTTCTCTTCTCCGATCCACAACCCTAACTTCAACTTCATGCCAAACATGCCTTTTCAACCTTTTTCTTCCTCCATG AAAGAAGAAGATGGAATGTTGAGAGGGAAGGAAGAGATAATGGATCAAAGTGGTTCAGGTAGTGAACAAGTTGAAGACAAGTCAGGAAATGAACAAGAGATCAACAATGAAGAACAACAACAAGCTGCAAAGAAGAAACGTTATCATAGACACACTGTTCGTCAGATCCAAGAAATGGAAGC TTTGTTCAAGGAATGTCCACACCCAGATGATAAACAAAGAATGAAACTAAGCCATGATTTAGGACTGAAACCACGCCAGGTTAAATTCTGGTTTCAGAATCGTCGAACTCAGATGAAG GCACAACAAGATCGTTCAGATAATGTGATACTTAGAGCAGAAAATGAAGGTTTGAAGAATGAGAACTATAGGTTACAAGCTGCTTTACGTAATATTATCTGTCCTAACTGTGGTGGGCCATGTATAATGGGCCCTGATTTGGGCCTTGATGACCATCAACTTCGAATTGAAAATGCTCGTTTAAGAGAAGAG CTAGAACGTGTTTGTTGTATAACATCAAGATACACTGGTCGTTCACTCCAAACAATGGCACCACCTTCATCTCTTATGCAACCGTCACTAGATTTGGACATGAACATTTATCCAACAAGACACTTTGTTGATCAAATTTCACCATGCACAGAAATGATTCCTGTCCCTATGTTACAGTCTGAATCTTCACATTTTCAAGAGGGTGGTCTTTTATTAATGGAAGATGAGAAATCACTTGCTATGGAGCTTGCAGTTTCTTCTATGACTGAGCTTGTTAAGATGTGTCAAATGAATGAACCGCTTTGGATTCGGAACGGCGAGAATGAAAGGGAAGTGCTTAATTTTGATGAGCATGCTAGGATTTTTCAATGGCCTTTGAATCTTAAGCAGAGAAGTGAGTTGAGGACAGAAGCTACACGCGATAGTGCTGTTGTTATTATGAATAGTGTCACTCTTGTTGATGCTTTTCTTGATGCT CAAAAATGGATGGAGTTGTTTCCAACAATAGTTGCTAGAGCAAGAACTGTCCAAATTATAGCTTCTGGTGCTTCTGGTCATGCAAATGGGACTCTTCAGCTG ATGCATGCAGAATTTCAAGTTCTTTCTCCATTGGTGTCCACTAGAGAGACTCATTTTCTTCGATACTGTCAGCAAAATGCGGAGGAAGGAACCTGGGCCATTGTTGATTTTCCCGTTGACAGCTTTCAGCAAAACTTTCATCATTCATATCCCAAATACTGCAGAAGGTCTTCTGGCTGTGTGATTCAAGACATGCCAAATGGCTATTCAAGG GTAACATGGGTTGAGCATGCAAAAGTTATAGAGAAACCTGTTCATCAAATATTCAGTAACTATGTGTATAGTGGAATGGCATTTGGTGCACAACGTTGGTTAGGAGTTTTGCAGAGACAATGTGAAAGGGTTGCGAGTCAAATGGCTAGAAACATATCTGATCTTGGAG TGATACCTTCTCCGGAGGCGCGCAAGAACTTGATGAAACTAGCTAACAGGATGATAAAAACTTTTAGTCTTAACATGACTACTTGTGGTGGTCAATCATGGACTGCTATATCAGATTCACCAGAAGACACTGTTAGAATCACAACTAGGAAAATCACTGAGCCTGGCCAACCTAATGGCGTGATTCTCGCCGCTGTTTCAACCACTTGGCTTCCTTATTCTCATACCAAGGTCTTTGATCTTCTCCGAGACGAACGCCACAGATCTCAG ATGGATGCTCTTTCTAATGGGAACTCATTGAATGAAGTGGCCCATATTGCAAATGGGTCACATCCAGGAAACTGCATTTCGCTTCTTCGCATAAAT GTAGCAAGTAACTCATCACAGAATGTAGAGCTAATGCTGCAAGAGAGTTGCACAGATCAATCAGGAAGCTTAGTAGTCTACACCACAATCGATGTCGATTCAATCCAGCTAGCCATGAGTGGTGAAGACCCTTCATGCATTGCACTTCTTCCACAAGGGTTCATGATAGTGCCAATGGTTTCATCAAATACTGACACATCAAGTCTTGGTGGAAACTCATCTGATCAAGGAACACCATCATCAACCACTACTACTaatgctgctgctgctgctgctaACTCAGGTTGTCTTCTTATCATGGGAATGCAAGTTCTAGCAAGCACAATTCCTTCTGCAAAGCTTAACCTTTCAAGTGTCACAGCAATCAATAACCACCTCTGCAACACCCTGCACCAAATTGAAAGTGCTCTTTGTAGCACCACTAACATCAATTGCTTTGTTGGGTCTTGCAATGAACCAACCACTAGTGCACCTCCCAAGTAG